In Quercus robur chromosome 11, dhQueRobu3.1, whole genome shotgun sequence, the sequence AATTGCTTTACGCATACCAAATTTACAAGTATGGATGGAAAATGTCTCATCCCATATTactttgattttagatttgaatgtaattgtttcaagttaaataaaataagtcagtttctttctcaaaaaaaaaaaaaaaactatttatataaatataaatcatataaaaatttcTCACATGAAACACATTATCTCAAAGTAGAAATTTTGGTGACATCTGTCAACATAACCTCCAAATTCATTCACTGTAAGCCTATTTCAAATTAACGAACCCAAGTCCATTCAATGGCAACATTGTTTCTTAATGTAAACTGATTTTGTTCATAAAAGAGGTTCCATGACCTCTTTTTTGCCATCTCCCatggcaacttttttttttttgttgtcgtTGTCTTTGGCAAGTTGCCATAGCCACCACTATTAAAAAGACTGCTTGTCAACTTAAACACTATCCTTTTATTGCATATGCATATTATCCAGAGAAGTGCTGTCAAGTTAGTGAGAAGCAATTTCAGATTTCAGACAATACTCAAACATAAGTAGAttgcaacccaaaaaaaaaaaggtgtattACAAAAATGACTGGTTAGAAGTTTAACATACTTTCTCAAAATGAATGTGAGTTACCAACAGATGTGATAAAAAGAAACTGTAAAAAGTTCTAAAGCACCACCATATAGCAAAAAGATCTTATACAAATACTATGTTCTATACAGCAAGTATAGAGATAAATACAAGATAGCTACCTGTTTAACCATTTATTGCTGCTGAACACCTCAAGTCATTCTTCCTCCTTGCAAACGGCagacaatatataaaaaacataCTCGCAAATGTTTACATTTGATTCTCACCGGTAATTAACCATTCTCAGTTACTCCAGACTGTTTGTTTTACCCAAGAATTCGAGACCCTCATTCCGGCATTTCATAATCCTGTGAAACACTTCCCTCACTTGGCGCTCCAACGGATCCAATCCATTTTTAAAAGCTTCACAAATTAGTGACAACTCCTGCACCTCCTGCTCAACTTCCATTTTCTGTTCCTCTGCCAATGGAAACTGAACTGCTTCTACCAAGTCAGTCATGTGGCGTGCACATCTCTCAACCTGATAAATCTCCTTCAATAACCCATTAGAGTTCCGGCGCTCTCGCTTCTTAGATTCCTCTATGATGCGCTCATAAAGCAAGTGCAGTGGAGTGCCCCAAGAGAATTGCCGTGGgaatgaaaaatgaatattgAGACTCCGATCTTGACATGGAATTGCAGCAACAAGAACCCACAAAACGAACATAAGAACAGAGCTGATGGTAAAAACAGGGACTACAAGCCCACTAGTAGCCACAATCTCATTCCCACGAGGCGGGATCAAGTTGTTTGCAATTGACTGCAGTTGCTTAGCTGCAGACCAAGTACGAGACACACTCCATGAATGAGAACGAGAATGCCCCCCTGAGGACCCCCCTGAGGACTGATGATGATGCTTAGTGTTATAACGCCCAAATGACCTGTTCCTGTGCGAAAACACTGACCCAGAGTCTTTCTCATCAAGCATTGTAAGTGCCAGATCCATCAAAGCCTTTCTTGCTCGACGGAACTGGCCTTCACCCAATGCCCTCTGGCCAGATTCCAAAGAACACAAAATAATCTCCAAATGCTTCTGCCACAGTCGAATCTTCTCAATCCCATCACGAATTGCATTACAGATATCAAGTGCCTTCACACTCCTTTCAAAGAATTCAGCAACCGATCGGTCCAAAGGTGGTTTAGAGACTGATGCTTTGTTGTTCAGTAGAATAACCCTGAATTCCTCCTGGCAGCTAACAAACACATCCAAAAGCTTCCTAATCCACACAATTGAGAGCAACTCATCAGCACTAACAGCTGACAAGCCATGGAAACGGTCTGTAACTTGTTTTTGGAACAATTCAAGCTCTGATTCCAGGGCACTAGACTCATGATTAACATCAATGGAATTAACCTGTTCTCGCCTTAGACTCCAAATTGAACGGCCAATTGGTGCCGAAGGCGATGAAGAACCTTGATTATCAGTAGAGGGCATAGTCACAAGATTCAAAAGACACCACCCTCAGGATACCCAAGAGCACACAATACACAAAATCAACAGAACCTCATCTGCAATTCAGCAAATCCCAACAACTCAGTACCAACAAATCCaccaaatcaacaaaaaccTATCTGCAATTCAGCTGTACTCATCAAactcaaaacaacaaaaattcacaaaatcaaaagaacCCCATTTGTAATTCAGTTTCATTTACGAATCCACACCCAATatccacaaaattttcaaacccaCCTAAACAATTTATATAGGTTCAAAAGCTGAAATGCAGAAACTTTTTACAACCCAAATCtataaatctcaaaaaattaaataaaaataaaaataaaaaataaaaaataaaaaaaaaaacccaacaaaacgTAAAAGCAGTTATATCAAACCCAGATCCTAAAATCCCAAAAATCTCAATACCCAGATATGCAAATCCAAAACCCACAATTCCTAACACCCAGATCCAcaaaaattctca encodes:
- the LOC126705375 gene encoding protein ROH1-like; amino-acid sequence: MPSTDNQGSSSPSAPIGRSIWSLRREQVNSIDVNHESSALESELELFQKQVTDRFHGLSAVSADELLSIVWIRKLLDVFVSCQEEFRVILLNNKASVSKPPLDRSVAEFFERSVKALDICNAIRDGIEKIRLWQKHLEIILCSLESGQRALGEGQFRRARKALMDLALTMLDEKDSGSVFSHRNRSFGRYNTKHHHQSSGGSSGGHSRSHSWSVSRTWSAAKQLQSIANNLIPPRGNEIVATSGLVVPVFTISSVLMFVLWVLVAAIPCQDRSLNIHFSFPRQFSWGTPLHLLYERIIEESKKRERRNSNGLLKEIYQVERCARHMTDLVEAVQFPLAEEQKMEVEQEVQELSLICEAFKNGLDPLERQVREVFHRIMKCRNEGLEFLGKTNSLE